The following coding sequences lie in one Panicum virgatum strain AP13 chromosome 6N, P.virgatum_v5, whole genome shotgun sequence genomic window:
- the LOC120677811 gene encoding aureusidin synthase-like: MASATSSLLVPATPTASTPLHAPPRRPPPAAGGVAARCHAGRASSAGGNNDGLLWLPRRDVLAGLGGGVAAGLVGYPDLASIALEASPAESCRRGDKVTDKLVECSDPDRGSPCPPAMPTPVVVDFEPERTATRVRRAAHLLDREYQEKYKEAVGKMRALPPSNPLSFAAQAAVHEAYCDGHYRYDPAEKNRPFDVHFSWIFAPWHRMYIYFYEKALGQLIGDDTFALPYWNWDAPAGMGIPAIFKDSFANPLYDPYRDQTHRDALIDLDYIHSPKDVPPIPFVPTPATAAAYDEAVQKNLCTIYQQQVRGGKGPRAYLGEKLCSEASLRVKEINERSRRRQDGQKIKPNPSASQGTLERMAHTAVHVWVGRPSPQGGCALADGAALGHDGKPHCGNDMGFLGSAGRDPLFYSHHANVDRMWHLWSTKLGGAGFDDPEWLDASFVFYDGVEKPRLVRVKFRDVLEARNLGYTYDDDEAEKAALPWFNSKPTRLSPGSKGGSSSSSAAAPEFPLTLRGDQAVVVPGVAVPAKLAGKDLVLVVEGVEYDPQTDNKFDVAINVPKQDALKVGPQHSEYAGSFSAVPSSKADGGTLLGKISLFVDGVLADLGASGDATVDVVLVPRTAGEVKVYLPPTIQNA, translated from the exons ATGGCGAGCGCCACCTCCAGTCTCCTCGTCCCGGCGACCCCTACCGCCTCAACGCCCCTGCATGCCCCTCCAAGAAGACCGCCGCCAGCCGCTGGCGGCGTGGCCGCACGTTGTCATGCCGGCCGGgccagcagcgccggcggcaacAATGACGGCCTCCTCTGGCTGCCCCGGCGGGACGTGCTCGCcggtctgggcggcggcgtcgccgccggcctcgtcgGGTACCCGGACCTCGCGTCCATCGCCCTGGAGGCGAGCCCCGCGGAGAGCTGCCGGCGGGGCGACAAGGTCACGGACAAGCTGGTGGAGTGCTCGGACCCGGACCGCGGCTCCCCGTGCCCGCCGGCGATGCCGACCCCGGTCGTCGTCGACTTCGAGCCGGAGCGCACGGCGACGCGCGTCCGCCGCGCGGCGCACCTCCTCGACCGGGAGTACCAGGAGAAGTACAAGGAGGCCGTCGGGAAGATGCGGGCGCTGCCGCCGTCCAACCCGCTGAGCTTCGCGGCGCAGGCGGCCGTCCACGAGGCCTACTGCGACGGCCACTACCGGTACGACCCGGCGGAGAAGAACCGGCCCTTCGACGTGCACTTCTCGTGGATCTTCGCGCCGTGGCACCGCATGTACATCTACTTCTACGAGAAAGCCCTCGGGCAGCTcatcggcgacgacaccttcgCGCTGCCCTACTGGAACTGGGACGCGCCGGCCGGCATGGGGATCCCGGCCATCTTCAAGGACTCCTTCGCCAACCCGCTCTACGACCCCTACCGGGACCAGACCCACCGCGACGCCCTCATCGACCTCGACTACATCCACTCTCCCAAAGACGTGCCACCCATCCCCTTCGtgccgacgccggcgacggccgcaGCCTACGATGAGGCTGTGCAGAAGAACCTCTGCACCATATACCAACAA CAAGTCCGGGGCGGCAAGGGCCCGCGCGCGTACCTCGGCGAGAAGCTATGCAGCGAGGCGAGCCTCCGGGTGAAGGAGATCAACGAGCGCTCGAGGAGGAGGCAGGACGGGCAGAAGATCAAGCCGAACCCGTCGGCGAGCCAGGGCACGCTGGAGCGGATGGCGCACACCGCCGTGCACGTCTGGGTGGGCCGGCCGAGCCCCCAGGGCGGCTGCGCCCTCGCCGACGGCGCCGCGCTGGGGCACGACGGCAAGCCGCACTGCGGCAACGACATGGGCTTCCTCGGCTCGGCGGGGCGCGACCCGCTCTTTTACTCGCACCACGCCAACGTCGACCGCATGTGGCACCTCTGGTCCaccaagctcggcggcgccggcttcGACGACCCGGAGTGGCTCGACGCCAGCTTCGTCTTCTACGACGGCGTCGAGAAGCCGCGGCTCGTGCGGGTGAAGTTCCGCGACGTCCTGGAGGCGAGGAACCTCGGGTACAcctacgacgacgacgaggcggagaaggcggcgcTCCCGTGGTTCAACAGCAAGCCGACCCGGCTCTCCCCCGGCAGCAAGGGCGGGTCGTCGTCGAGcagtgcggcggcgccggagttcCCGCTGACCCTGCGCGGCGACCAGGCCGTGGTGGTGCCGGGCGTGGCCGTGCCGGCGAAGCTGGCGGGGAAGGACCTGGTGCTGGTGGTCGAGGGCGTCGAGTACGACCCCCAGACGGACAACAAGTTCGACGTGGCCATCAACGTGCCCAAGCAGGACGCCCTCAAGGTGGGGCCGCAGCACAGCGAGTACGCCGGCAGCTTCTCCGCCGTGCCGAGCTCCAAGGCGGACGGCGGGACGCTGCTCGGGAAGATCAGCCTCTTCGTCGACGGGGTGCTGGCCGACCTCGGAGCGAGCGGCGACGCCACCGTCGACGTCGTGCTCGTGCCGCGCACGGCAGGGGAGGTGAAGGTCTACCTTCCGCCGACGATCCAGAATGCGTGA
- the LOC120677812 gene encoding uncharacterized protein LOC120677812 isoform X2 — translation MSAPAHGFYQCAPIAGPQFAAQPPRHFTSSTAPWHAGPSASVPHMPMHPVASPYGDYSESSSRPARGDMPPCHPTRPSVAMDEDISASSAPSRRMAQSQTCRDSSSRLGPSPIQVPSSNEDTNDSDDDDFRVSSAASGGDNAENMGTGPSGPEEEGYEETSGSDWDGLNWEGDTSSLSDGTSSDEADDERYKDLEELYGKDNPVFQGIKIYMDTRRRRRKLLKKAIILGKFYLVDAGYPNRPGYLSPYRGVKYHQAAWRQGPRPSGTQEVFNKAHSSLRSVIEQSFGVLKMKWRMLLAIPSYPERTQAEIILACCGLHNFVLENDDEDVDFALSSAFGGMALVEEDENDAENRRDVDEVEDDVNMNVVRDEIAYACLLARRRS, via the exons ATGTCTGCGCCGGCGCATGGGTTCTATCAATGCGCACCTATTGCCGGCCCACAGTTCGCTGCACAACCTCCTCGGCATTTCACCTCCTCCACTGCACCATGGCATGCTGGGCCCTCTGCATCCGTCCCGCACATGCCGATGCATCCTGTTGCTAGCCCATACG GGGATTACAGTGAGAGCAGTAGCCGGCCAGCCCGTGGTGACATGCCACCCTGCCACCCAACAAGGCCTTCGGTGGCAATGGACGAGGATATCTCTGCTTCCTCAGCTCCTTCACGTCGTAtggcacaaagccaaacctgcCGTGACAGCAGTAGCCGGCTGGGCCCTTCCCCCATTCAAGTGCCGTCAAGCAATGAGGACACAAATGATTCTGATGATGACGACTTCCGCGTGTCCTCG GCTGCTAGTGGCGGTGACAATGCAGAAAACATGGGAACGGGTCCGTCCGGGCCTGAAGAGGAAGGCTATGAGGAGACCTCAGGCTCCGATTGGGATGGCCTGAATTGGGAAGGGGACACGAGTTCGCTGAGTGATGGTACGTCAAGTGATGAGGCAGATGATGAGCGCTACAAGGACCTAGAGGAGTTGTATGGAAAAGATAATCCAGTTTTCCAGGGCATTAAGATTTACATGGACACACGCAGGAGGCGGCGGAAACTGCTGAAGAAGGCAATAATTTTAG GGAAGTTTTATTTGGTGGATGCAGGGTACCCCAACAGGCCGGGGTACCTATCACCATACAGGGGGGTCAAGTACCATCAAGCCGCATGGAGACAGGGACCACGACCTTCGGGTACACAAGAGGTATTTAACAAAGCGCATTCTTCACTTAGGTCGGTCATAGAGCAGTCATTCGGTGTCCTGAAGATGAAGTGGAGAATGTTGTTGGCCATCCCTAGCTATCCTGAGCGTACACAAGCAGAAATTATTCTTGCATGTTGTGGGCTGCATAATTTTGTTTTGGAAAATGATGATGAGGATGTGGACTTTGCTCTGTCTTCGGCATTTGGAGGAATGGCACTGGTCGAAGAAGACGAGAATGATGCGGAGAACAGGCGTGACGTTGATGAAGTTGAAGACGATGTAAACATGAATGTTGTCCGCGATGAAATTGCATATGCATGTTTGTTGGCACGTAGGCGTAGTTGA
- the LOC120677812 gene encoding uncharacterized protein LOC120677812 isoform X1: MSAPAHGFYQCAPIAGPQFAAQPPRHFTSSTAPWHAGPSASVPHMPMHPVASPYGDYSESSSRPARGDMPPCHPTRPSVAMDEDISASSAPSRRMAQSQTCRDSSSRLGPSPIQVPSSNEDTNDSDDDDFRVSSAASGGDNAENMGTGPSGPEEEGYEETSGSDWDGLNWEGDTSSLSDGTSSDEADDERYKDLEELYGKDNPVFQGIKIYMDTRRRRRKLLKKAIILGAYHDIYLSKQPYRVPLETGLQWVERQLRNANSCYNVFRMQPHVFESLHQRLVSSYGLKSTKKMSSREALGMFLYMVGPPQPVRQAENRFERSMETVSRKFHEVLSCVTQLAKDIICPKDPTFSSVHRKVANHRSAPAFNNAIGAIDGTHVKVVVPFTKAGQYINRRNEKTQNVLAICDFDRRFTFVATGIPGSAHDWTVLQQAILKYGPHFPHPPPQGSFIWWMQGTPTGRGTYHHTGGSSTIKPHGDRDHDLRVHKRYLTKRILHLGRS, translated from the exons ATGTCTGCGCCGGCGCATGGGTTCTATCAATGCGCACCTATTGCCGGCCCACAGTTCGCTGCACAACCTCCTCGGCATTTCACCTCCTCCACTGCACCATGGCATGCTGGGCCCTCTGCATCCGTCCCGCACATGCCGATGCATCCTGTTGCTAGCCCATACG GGGATTACAGTGAGAGCAGTAGCCGGCCAGCCCGTGGTGACATGCCACCCTGCCACCCAACAAGGCCTTCGGTGGCAATGGACGAGGATATCTCTGCTTCCTCAGCTCCTTCACGTCGTAtggcacaaagccaaacctgcCGTGACAGCAGTAGCCGGCTGGGCCCTTCCCCCATTCAAGTGCCGTCAAGCAATGAGGACACAAATGATTCTGATGATGACGACTTCCGCGTGTCCTCG GCTGCTAGTGGCGGTGACAATGCAGAAAACATGGGAACGGGTCCGTCCGGGCCTGAAGAGGAAGGCTATGAGGAGACCTCAGGCTCCGATTGGGATGGCCTGAATTGGGAAGGGGACACGAGTTCGCTGAGTGATGGTACGTCAAGTGATGAGGCAGATGATGAGCGCTACAAGGACCTAGAGGAGTTGTATGGAAAAGATAATCCAGTTTTCCAGGGCATTAAGATTTACATGGACACACGCAGGAGGCGGCGGAAACTGCTGAAGAAGGCAATAATTTTAGGTGCGTACCATGACATTTATTTGAGCAAACAACCATATAGAGTGCCCCTGGAGACAGGACTTCAGTGGGTAGAAAGGCAATTGAGAAATGCAAATTCATGCTACAACGTGTTCCGTATGCAGCCACATGTGTTTGAGTCGCTACATCAGAGGTTGGTTAGCAGCTATGGGTTGAAGTCTACTAAAAAGATGTCATCTAGAGAGGCTTTAGGCATGTTCCTGTATATGGTTGGACCCCCACAACCTGTTCGGCAGGCTGAGAATAGGTTTGAGAGGTCCATGGAGACAGTAAGCCGTAAATTCCACGAGGTATTATCTTGTGTGACCCAGCTAGCCAAAGATATAATTTGCCCGAAGGATCCCACTTTTAGTTCGGTGCACAGAAAGGTAGCAAATCATAGGTCCGCTCCAGCCTTCAACAATGCAATAGGGGCAATAGATGGAACCCATGTCAAAGTTGTCGTCCCTTTCACTAAGGCTGGGCAATATATTAATAGGCGAAACGAGAAAACTCAGAATGTACTAGCCATATGTGACTTTGATCGCCGCTTCACATTTGTTGCTACGGGCATTCCTGGATCAGCACATGATTGGACAGTGCTGCAACAAGCCATTCTGAAATATGGGCCACATTTCCCACATCCCCCCCCCCAG GGAAGTTTTATTTGGTGGATGCAGGGTACCCCAACAGGCCGGGGTACCTATCACCATACAGGGGGGTCAAGTACCATCAAGCCGCATGGAGACAGGGACCACGACCTTCGGGTACACAAGAGGTATTTAACAAAGCGCATTCTTCACTTAGGTCGGTCATAG